A region from the Coffea eugenioides isolate CCC68of chromosome 9, Ceug_1.0, whole genome shotgun sequence genome encodes:
- the LOC113783111 gene encoding uncharacterized protein LOC113783111 — translation MEEDETEVLLSKYKSLPAENSFHEHEATVGLKKFTSSPAWFFLDQSSLWRAGLSWSLFFLLTIGVPLVSHFVFACSSCDGDHVRPFDSIVQLSLSVFASLSFISLYSFTRSYGLRKFLFLDKLSDESEKVRHGYTLQIHRSLKILSAFVLPCFLADGVYKIWWFASGGTQIPYFYNVYLSHIIVCILLLSSWLYRTSVSFLVCVLFRLICYLQILRLEDFAQVFEKESDVGAILLEHLKIRRNLRIISHRFRRFILSSLILVTASQFASLLVTTESSSTFNISTAGELALCSITLVTGLFICLRSAAKITHKAQSVTSLAAKWHICSTTNSFDDFDAETPRSPITSDQAIYTDSDAYCDTDNEEGDGDDEIDNTNMVPVIHTVSYQKRQALVTYFEHNRAGITVYGFMLDRSWLHTIFAIQLSLTLWILNKTIGIGQ, via the exons ATGGAAGAAGATGAAACAGAGGTTCTGCTATCAAAGTACAAGTCACTTCCTGCAGAAAACTCGTTCCACGAACACGAAGCCACCGTCGGACTGAAGAAGTTTACATCAAGTCCGGCATGGTTTTTTCTAGACCAGTCTAGTCTCTGGAGGGCAGGTCTTTCTTGGTCACTCTTCTTTCTTCTAACCATTGGTGTCCCTCTTGTATCCCACTTCGTCTTTGCCTGCTCAAGCTGTGATGGAGATCATGTGAGGCCTTTCGATTCGATCGTCCAATTATCGCTTTCTGTGTTTGCATCGCTATCTTTTATCAGCCTCTATTCTTTCACTCGCTCCTACGGTCtgagaaaatttctgtttcTTGATAAATTAAGTGATGAGAGTGAGAAAGTTCGACACGGCTATACCCTTCAGATTCAT AGATCACTGAAGATCTTGTCAGCATTTGTCCTTCCCTGCTTCCTGGCGGATGGTGTCTACAAGATATGGTGGTTTGCCTCTGGTGGAACCCAAATTCCCTATTTCTACAATGTCTACTTGAGCCACATCATTGTGTGCATACTGCTGTTGTCTTCATGGCTTTACAGGACATCAGTTTCCTTCCTTGTATGTGTCCTGTTCCGCCTAATATGCTACCTGCAGATCCTTAGGCTGGAGGACTTTGCACAGGTTTTCGAGAAAGAGTCTGATGTTGGTGCAATCTTGTTGGAACATCTCAAGATCAGAAGAAATCTTCGCATCATAAGCCATAGATTCAGACGGTTTATTTTGTCTTCTCTGATCCTTGTCACTGCCAGTCAATTTGCGTCTCTACTTGTAACAACTGAGTCCAGCTCCACTTTCAATATTTCTACTGCAGGAGAACTTGCG TTATGCTCCATCACCCTGGTAACAGGCCTTTTCATATGCCTGCGTAGTGCAGCGAAAATCACACACAAAGCCCAGTCTGTTACATCTCTTGCGGCAAAATGGCATATCTGTTCCACTACCAATTCCTTTGATGACTTCGATGCTGAGACTCCTAGGTCTCCCATTACCTCAGATCAGGCCATATACACAGATTCCGATGCCTATTGTGACACTGATAACGAAGAAGGAGATGGAGATGATGAAATTGACAACACAAACATGGTTCCAGTTATACACACCGTATCCTACCAGAAGAGGCAAGCACTAG TGACATATTTTGAGCACAACAGAGCTGGAATTACAGTTTATGGCTTTATGCTGGATAGATCATGGCTTCACACCATTTTTGCCATCCAGTTGTCGCTTACGCTATGGATATTAAACAAGACAATTGGTATTGGGCAATAA
- the LOC113783346 gene encoding ubiquinol oxidase 4, chloroplastic/chromoplastic, whose product MATSTSSVVLGISVSSSTSLKIRSFRNAPTVLNSHTPSGLNVVTSPHHRHAASQRPLSRNSFRVQATVLQEDEEKVVVEESFQSKSYPENGGGGNGEPPDASSSSGLEKWVVKIEQSINIFLTDSVIKILDTLYHDRHYARFFVLETIARVPYFAFMSVLHLYESFGWWRRADYLKVHFAESWNEMHHLLIMEELGGNSWWFDRFLAQHIAVFYYFMTVFMYMLSPRMAYHFSECVESHAFETYDKFIKDQGEQLKKLPASNVAVKYYTEGNLYLFDEFQTARPPTSRRPKIENMYDVFLNIRDDEAEHCKTMKACQTHGGLRSPHSYTDDACEEDAGYGLPQADCEELTQ is encoded by the exons ATGGCGACATCAACGTCTTCTGTGGTGTTAGGAATCTCTGTATCATCTTCTACTTCTTTGAAAATAAGGAGTTTTAGAAATGCGCCCACTGTATTAAATTCTCATACCCCTTCTGGTTTAAATGTTGTTACTTCACCTCATCATAGGCATGCTGCTTCTCAACGTCCACTATCCAg gAACTCGTTTAGAGTCCAAGCAACGGTGTTGCAAGAGGATGAAGAGAAAGTGGTGGTggaagaatcatttcaatcgaAAAGTTACCCTGAAAATGGAGGAGGAGGAAACGGAGAGCCACCTGATGCTTCATCCTCTAGTGGTTTGGAGAAATGGGTTGTAAAGATTGAGCAATCCATAAATATCTTTCTCACG GACTCTGTGATAAAGATACTTGACACCTTGTATCATGATCGACATTACGCGAGGTTTTTTGTTCTGGAAACTATTGCAAGGGTTCCCTACTTTG CTTTCATGTCTGTTCTGCACTTGTATGAGAGTTTTGGTTGGTGGAGAAGGGCAGATTATCTGAAAGTTCATTTTGCAGAGAGCTGGAATGAGATGCACCATCTGCTCATAATGGAA GAACTGGGTGGAAATTCTTGGTGGTTTGACCGGTTTCTAGCTCAACATATTGCAGTCTTTTACTACTTTATGACAGTCTTTATGTATATGCTGAGCCCAAGGATGGCGT ATCATTTTTCTGAGTGCGTGGAAAGTCATGCGTTTGAAACCTATGACAAATTTATCAAGGATCAAGGAG AGCAATTGAAGAAACTACCAGCATCAAATGTTGCCGTGAAGTATTACACAGAGGGGAACTTGTACTTGTTTG ATGAATTTCAAACCGCAAGACCGCCTACTTCTCGAAGGCCAAAGATAG AGAACATGTATGATGTGTTTCTGAACATCAGAGACGATGAAGCCGAGCATTGCAAGACTATGAAGGCCTGCCAAACTCATGGGGGCCTTCGCTCTCCTCACTCGTATACAGATGATGCGTGTGAAGAAGATGCAGGTTATGGCCTACCCCAGGCTGATTGTGAAG AGCTGACCCAGTAG
- the LOC113783041 gene encoding E3 ubiquitin-protein ligase COP1-like isoform X2: MGGESSSIGALVPTVKSELGSNNNAAAGEREQEQQQPEAMAVEEELAMPDRDMFCPICMQLIKDAFLTSCGHSFCYMCIVTHLQNKSDCPCCSHFLTPNHLYPNFLLNKLLMKASACQIAKTATPAEQLHKALQQGYEVSVKELDSLLSLLAEKKRTLEQQEAETNMQIMLDFLHCLRNQKLGELNELQTDLQYIKEDINSVERRGIELYRSRDRYLTNVRMLGDDPRAKLSWPSLIEKRGGGVLPCFPGPQSQCHMGSSTSHNWKADEKTPSGSQIIQIKDANSDLDSQQLTQSGLLVARKKRVHAQFNDLQDCYMQRRRSSTRQSQKKDERDRREGYSTGLEDFQTVLSTFTRYSRLRVVAELRHGDLFHSANIVSSIEFDRDDELFATAGVSRRIKVFEFSSVVNEPADVPCPIAEMSTRSKLSCLSWNKYTKNHIASSDYEGIVTVWDVTTHQSVMEYEEHEKRAWSVDFSRTEPSMLVSGSDDCKVKIWCTNQEASVLNIDMKANICSVKYNPGSSIHIVVGSADHHIHYYDLRNTSQPVHIFSGHRKAVSYVKFLSNSELASASTDSTLRLWDVKENIPANCPKGWSLFKEVLFQIVTATDDHPTSRIAALPV; this comes from the exons ATGGGAGGCGAGAGTTCGTCAATCGGAGCGTTAGTGCCGACGGTGAAATCGGAGCTTGGGAGCAATAATAATGCAGCCGCAGGGGAGCGGGAGCAGGAGCAGCAGCAACCGGAGGCGATGGCGGTTGAAGAGGAGTTGGCGATGCCGGACAGGGATATGTTTTGTCCGATATGCATGCAGCTGATTAAGGACGCGTTTTTGACCTCCTGCGGACACAGCTTTTGTTACATGTGTATCGTCACGCATTTGCAGAACAAGAGCGATTGCCCGTGCTGTTCTCATTTCCTCACTCCTAATCATCTCTACCCTAATTTCCTCCTCAACAAG TTATTGATGAAAGCCTCTGCTTGCCAAATAGCCAAGACTGCTACTCCAGCTGAACAACTTCATAAGGCATTACAACAG GGATATGAGGTGTCAGTAAAGGAGCTTGACAGTCTCTTGTCTCTTCTTGCTGAGAAGAAAAGAACGTTGGAGCAACAAGAAGCTGAAACAAATATGCAAATTATGCTTGATTTCCTGCATTGTCTGAGAAATCAAAAACTTGGagagctcaatgag TTACAAACTGACCTCCAGTACATTAAGGAGGATATAAATTCTGTAGAGAGACGTGGAATAGAATTATACCGGTCCAGAGATAGATATTTAACAAACGTAAGGATGCTTGGTGATGATCCTCGTGCAAAATTATCATGGCCCTCTTTGATTGAAAAACGTGGTGGTGGTGTGCTACCTTGTTTTCCTGGTCCACAGAGCCAGTGCCACATGGGTTCCAGTACTTCACATAACTGGAAAGCTGATGAGAAAACCCCTTCAGGCTCTCAGATAATCCAGATAAAGGATGCTAACAGTGACTTGGATTCACAGCAGCTAACTCAATCAGGACTTCTTGTAGCAAGAAAGAAGCGAGTCCATGCACAG TTCAATGACCTTCAAGACTGTTATATGCAAAGGCGACGGTCCTCGACAAGACAATCCCAAAAAAAGGATGAAAGAGACAGAAGAGAAGGTTACAGCACAGGGCTTGAAGATTTTCAGACTGTGCTCTCAACCTTTACACGATAcag TCGGTTGCGGGTTGTTGCAGAACTTAGGCATGGAGATCTTTTTCACTCTGCCAATATTGTTTCAAG TATAGAATTTGATCGTGATGATGAACTCTTTGCTACAGCTGGAGTTTCACGGCGTATCAAAGTGTTTGAATTTTCATCG GTGGTGAATGAACCAGCAGATGTCCCATGTCCTATTGCAGAAATGTCCACTCGTTCCAAGCTCAGTTGTCTCAGCTGGAACAAGTACACAAAAAATCACATAGCCAGTAGTGATTATGAGGGTATAGTGACTGTTTGGGATGTGACCACCCATCAG AGTGTGATGGAGTATGAGGAGCATGAAAAACGAGCATGGAGTGTTGATTTTTCACGTACTGAACCCTCCATGCTTGTATCCGGGAGTGATGACTGCAAG GTCAAAATTTGGTGCACGAATCAAGAAGCCAGTGTTCTTAACATTGACATGAAAGCTAACATATGTTCGGTCAAGTACAATCCTGGATCTAGCATCCACATAGTA GTGGGCTCAGCTGACCATCACATCCATTATTATGACTTGAGAAATACAAGTCAACCAGTGCATATTTTCAGTGGGCACAGGAAAGCTGTTTCATATGTCAAATTTTTGTCCAACAGTGAACTAGCTTCTGCATCTACTGACAGCACATTACGCTTGTGGGATGTTAAGGAAAATATCCCA GCAAATTGTCCGAAGGGTTGGAGTCTTTTTAAAGAGGTGCTATTTCAAATTGTTACTGCTACAGATGACCATCCAACTAGCCGGATCGCCGCATTACCTGTATAA
- the LOC113783041 gene encoding E3 ubiquitin-protein ligase COP1-like isoform X1 has protein sequence MGGESSSIGALVPTVKSELGSNNNAAAGEREQEQQQPEAMAVEEELAMPDRDMFCPICMQLIKDAFLTSCGHSFCYMCIVTHLQNKSDCPCCSHFLTPNHLYPNFLLNKLLMKASACQIAKTATPAEQLHKALQQGYEVSVKELDSLLSLLAEKKRTLEQQEAETNMQIMLDFLHCLRNQKLGELNELQTDLQYIKEDINSVERRGIELYRSRDRYLTNVRMLGDDPRAKLSWPSLIEKRGGGVLPCFPGPQSQCHMGSSTSHNWKADEKTPSGSQIIQIKDANSDLDSQQLTQSGLLVARKKRVHAQFNDLQDCYMQRRRSSTRQSQKKDERDRREGYSTGLEDFQTVLSTFTRYSRLRVVAELRHGDLFHSANIVSSIEFDRDDELFATAGVSRRIKVFEFSSVVNEPADVPCPIAEMSTRSKLSCLSWNKYTKNHIASSDYEGIVTVWDVTTHQSVMEYEEHEKRAWSVDFSRTEPSMLVSGSDDCKVKIWCTNQEASVLNIDMKANICSVKYNPGSSIHIVVGSADHHIHYYDLRNTSQPVHIFSGHRKAVSYVKFLSNSELASASTDSTLRLWDVKENIPLRTFRGHTNEKNFVGLTVNSEYIACGSETNEVFVYHKAISKPAAWHKFGSDVQDADEDAGSYFISAVCWKSDSPTMLTANSQGTIKVLLLAE, from the exons ATGGGAGGCGAGAGTTCGTCAATCGGAGCGTTAGTGCCGACGGTGAAATCGGAGCTTGGGAGCAATAATAATGCAGCCGCAGGGGAGCGGGAGCAGGAGCAGCAGCAACCGGAGGCGATGGCGGTTGAAGAGGAGTTGGCGATGCCGGACAGGGATATGTTTTGTCCGATATGCATGCAGCTGATTAAGGACGCGTTTTTGACCTCCTGCGGACACAGCTTTTGTTACATGTGTATCGTCACGCATTTGCAGAACAAGAGCGATTGCCCGTGCTGTTCTCATTTCCTCACTCCTAATCATCTCTACCCTAATTTCCTCCTCAACAAG TTATTGATGAAAGCCTCTGCTTGCCAAATAGCCAAGACTGCTACTCCAGCTGAACAACTTCATAAGGCATTACAACAG GGATATGAGGTGTCAGTAAAGGAGCTTGACAGTCTCTTGTCTCTTCTTGCTGAGAAGAAAAGAACGTTGGAGCAACAAGAAGCTGAAACAAATATGCAAATTATGCTTGATTTCCTGCATTGTCTGAGAAATCAAAAACTTGGagagctcaatgag TTACAAACTGACCTCCAGTACATTAAGGAGGATATAAATTCTGTAGAGAGACGTGGAATAGAATTATACCGGTCCAGAGATAGATATTTAACAAACGTAAGGATGCTTGGTGATGATCCTCGTGCAAAATTATCATGGCCCTCTTTGATTGAAAAACGTGGTGGTGGTGTGCTACCTTGTTTTCCTGGTCCACAGAGCCAGTGCCACATGGGTTCCAGTACTTCACATAACTGGAAAGCTGATGAGAAAACCCCTTCAGGCTCTCAGATAATCCAGATAAAGGATGCTAACAGTGACTTGGATTCACAGCAGCTAACTCAATCAGGACTTCTTGTAGCAAGAAAGAAGCGAGTCCATGCACAG TTCAATGACCTTCAAGACTGTTATATGCAAAGGCGACGGTCCTCGACAAGACAATCCCAAAAAAAGGATGAAAGAGACAGAAGAGAAGGTTACAGCACAGGGCTTGAAGATTTTCAGACTGTGCTCTCAACCTTTACACGATAcag TCGGTTGCGGGTTGTTGCAGAACTTAGGCATGGAGATCTTTTTCACTCTGCCAATATTGTTTCAAG TATAGAATTTGATCGTGATGATGAACTCTTTGCTACAGCTGGAGTTTCACGGCGTATCAAAGTGTTTGAATTTTCATCG GTGGTGAATGAACCAGCAGATGTCCCATGTCCTATTGCAGAAATGTCCACTCGTTCCAAGCTCAGTTGTCTCAGCTGGAACAAGTACACAAAAAATCACATAGCCAGTAGTGATTATGAGGGTATAGTGACTGTTTGGGATGTGACCACCCATCAG AGTGTGATGGAGTATGAGGAGCATGAAAAACGAGCATGGAGTGTTGATTTTTCACGTACTGAACCCTCCATGCTTGTATCCGGGAGTGATGACTGCAAG GTCAAAATTTGGTGCACGAATCAAGAAGCCAGTGTTCTTAACATTGACATGAAAGCTAACATATGTTCGGTCAAGTACAATCCTGGATCTAGCATCCACATAGTA GTGGGCTCAGCTGACCATCACATCCATTATTATGACTTGAGAAATACAAGTCAACCAGTGCATATTTTCAGTGGGCACAGGAAAGCTGTTTCATATGTCAAATTTTTGTCCAACAGTGAACTAGCTTCTGCATCTACTGACAGCACATTACGCTTGTGGGATGTTAAGGAAAATATCCCA CTGCGGACTTTTAGAGGGCACACAAATGAAAAGAATTTTGTGGGTCTTACCGTGAACAGCGAATACATTGCTTGTGGTAGTGAAACAAATGAAGTCTTTGTCTATCATAAG GCTATTTCAAAACCAGCTGCTTGGCATAAATTTGGTTCAGATGTACAGGATGCGGATGAAGATGCAGGATCTTACTTCATTAGTGCCGTGTGTTGGAAAAGTGACAGCCCGACAATGTTGACCGCAAATAGTCAAGGGACTATAAAAGTGCTTCTATTGGCTGAATAA
- the LOC113783308 gene encoding probable tyrosine-protein phosphatase DSP4: MRIEGPYDYDNTPMCQNAIGATKLQSFPAAEADNSPQEKNSFDSPGEELLAPPLNFSMVDYGVFRSGFPEPANFSFLRTLGLRSIIYLCPEPYPVANAEFLKANGIRLFQFGIEGSKEPFVNIPEDSIREALEIVLDEKNRPLLIHCKRGKHRTGCLVGCLRKLQRWCLTSIFYEYQRFAADKARVSDQRFIELFEISSLKESCVPVSSSKGQ, from the exons ATGAGAATTGAAGGGCCCTATGATTACGATAACACACCGATGTGCCAAAACGCGATCGGAGCTACAAAACTGCAGTCTTTCCCCGCCGCCGAAGCAGATAACTCGCCGCAGGAGAAGAATTCTTTCGACAGCCCCGGGGAAGAGCTTCTCGCGCCGCCACTGAATTTTTCTATGGTTGATTATGGTGTTTTCCGGTCCGGTTTTCCAGAGCCTGCTAACTTCTCCTTCTTGCGAACCCTAGGCCTCCGTTCAATTAT ATACTTGTGTCCAGAGCCGTATCCTGTGGCGAATGCGGAGTTTCTGAAAGCCAACGGAATTCGGCTTTTTCAGTTCGGCATTGAAGGATCAAAg GAACCATTTGTAAACATCCCTGAGGATTCGATTCGTGAAGCATTGGAAATTGTCTTAG ATGAAAAGAACCGGCCCCTCCTAATACATTGCAAACGTGGGAAG CACCGAACTGGATGTCTTGTTGGATGCTTGAGAAAACTTCAAAGATGGTGCTTAACTTCTATTTTTTACGAGTACCAGAGGTTTGCTGCTGACAAAGCCAGAGTTTCAGACCAGAGATTCATTGAATTATTCGAAATCTCCAGCTTGAAGGAATCATGCGTACCTGTTTCAAGTTCTAAGGGTCAATAA
- the LOC113783307 gene encoding LOW QUALITY PROTEIN: protein CLMP1-like (The sequence of the model RefSeq protein was modified relative to this genomic sequence to represent the inferred CDS: inserted 3 bases in 2 codons), giving the protein MGKSGGRKKKGAISQNQNQASAGENNHAPVINGAVDLDSSXFLRRAHELKEEGNKDFRARXLCRALQQYDIALKLIPKTHPERAVFHSNRAACLMQMKPIDYDSVISECTLALQVQPGFVRALLRRARAFEAVGKHEMAMQDVQVLLSADPNHRDALEIVGRLRMALGPRQEAQQDLQSRPSPAALGASAVRGAPIGGLGPCLPARPVSKKAATPAVGSALSANNKPDKSCPALPTENCPEAKSQLPNVVLKPSQGSSKPSAISVKESKEHGSSSSLPVSTHAQSVEVVTRWRPLKLVYDHDIRLAQMPVSCNFKVLRDIVGKRLPMSKSVLIKYKDNDGDLVTITCTAELRLAESCVDWLSPKDPDSDKQDSAGTLRLHIVEVSPEHEPPLLEEEEEKPAETEATKEDENASNSSLGESVVEPVDNEVVKTEKPAPKEKTGISEDPECKEVEMDDWLFEFAQLFRSHVGIDPDAHIDLHELGMELCSEALEETVTSEEAQILFDKAALKFQEVAALAFFNWGNVHMCAARKRIPIDDSASKDLMASQLQAAYDWVKEKYSLAREKYEEALSVKPDFYEGLLALGQQQFEMAKLHWSFVVAKKEDLSKWDPTETLQLFDSAEEKMKVATQMWEKLEEHRANELKDPGAASKKEELLKRRKKPGSGVENEGSSAGSQGALSADEAAEQAAVMRSQIHLFWGNMLFERSQVEFKLNLTGWKKNLDTAIERFKLAGASETDIATVLKNHCSNEEASEGQEKRIENVSMALSSKIEDPNEVTQTSGE; this is encoded by the exons ATGGGGAAATCTGGGGGTAGGAAAAAGAAGGGTGCAATTAGCCAAAACCAAAACCAAGCTTCTGCTGGGGAAAATAATCATGCACCTGTTATTAATGGTGCTGTTGATTTGGACTCTT GTTTCTTGAGAAGAGCCCACGAGCTTAAAGAAGAGGGAAATAAAGATTTCAGGGCAAG ATTATGCAGGGCTCTTCAACAGTATGATATTGCCCTTAAACTGATCCCGAAAACGCACCCAGAAAGAGCTGTTTTTCATAGCAATAGAGCTGCTTGTTTAATGCAAATGAAGCCCATAGACTATGATAGTGTGATTTCGGAATGTACTCTGGCACTTCAGGTTCAGCCTGGATTTGTTCGGGCCCTTTTGCGGAGGGCTCGTGCTTTTGAGGCAGTAGGGAAGCATGAAATGGCGATGCAAGATGTGCAAGTGTTATTGAGTGCTGACCCGAATCACAGGGATGCACTGGAGATTGTGGGGAGATTGAGGATGGCGCTTGGCCCACGCCAGGAGGCCCAACAGGACCTCCAGAGTCGCCCATCGCCTGCTGCCCTGGGTGCTTCTGCTGTCCGGGGAGCTCCGATTGGTGGCCTTGGACCTTGTTTGCCAGCTCGACCAGTATCAAAGAAGGCAGCAACTCCAGCTGTGGGATCAGCTTTATCAGCTAATAATAAGCCAGATAAGTCTTGTCCAGCTTTGCCAACTGAAAATTGTCCAGAAGCCAAATCTCAATTACCAAACGTTGTTTTAAAGCCGTCACAGGGTTCTTCCAAACCGAGTGCCATTTCAGTTAAGGAGAGTAAGGAACATGGATCATCTTCATCATTGCCAGTTTCAACACATGCGCAATCTGTTGAGGTTGTAACTCGATGGAGACCATTGAAGCTTGTTTATGATCACGACATTAGACTTGCTCAAATGCCTGTGAGTTGCAATTttaaggtgttaagggatatCGTAGGCAAACGGCTCCCGATGTCAAAGTCTGTTCTGATTAAGTATAAAGATAATGACGGTGATTTAGTTACAATTACATGCACGGCTGAGCTTCGATTGGCTGAGTCCTGTGTTGACTGGCTTAGTCCGAAAGACCCTGATAGTGATAAACAAGATTCAGCTGGGACGTTGAGGTTGCATATTGTAGAGGTGAGTCCTGAACATGAGCCACCTTTAttggaagaggaagaagagaaacCTGCCGAGACTGAGGCAACTAAAGAAGATGAAAATGCATCTAACTCTTCACTAGGTGAGTCTGTTGTGGAACCTGTGGACAATGAAGTTGTTAAGACAGAAAAGCCAGCTCCAAAGGAGAAAACTGGAATATCAGAAGATCCTGAGTGCAAGGAAGTGGAGATGGATGACTGGTTATTTGAGTTTGCACAGTTGTTCCGAAGCCATGTCGGTATTGACCCAGATGCTCACATTGATCTTCATGAGCTTGGGATGGAGCTATGCTCTGAAGCTCTGGAGGAGACAGTGACAAGTGAAGAAGCTCAAATCCTTTTTGATAAGGCCGCTTTAAAGTTTCAGGAAGTAGCTGCTCTAGCTTTCTTTAACTGGGGAAATGTACACATGTGTGCAGCAAGGAAGCGGATTCCTATAGATGACTCAGCTTCAAAGGACTTGATGGCCTCACAACTTCAAGCTGCTTATGACTGGGTCAAGGAAAAGTATTCGTTGGCCAGAGAGAAGTATGAGGAGGCACTTTCTGTCAAACCAGACTTTTATGAAGGTCTCTTGGCACTTGGGCAGCAGCAATTTGAAATGGCAAAGCTCCATTGGTCCTTTGTTGTGGCAAAGAAAGAAGACCTATCAAAGTGGGATCCTACGGAGACCCTACAACTTTTTGACAGTGcagaagaaaaaatgaaagtagctACTCAAATGTGGGAGAAGTTGGAAGAGCATAGAGCAAATGAACTGAAGGATCCTGGAGCAGCAAGTAAGAAGGAAGAACTGTTGAAAAGACGGAAGAAGCCAGGAAGTGGAGTAGAAAATGAGGGCTCATCTGCTGGCAGTCAGGGGGCACTTTCAGCTGATGAAGCAGCAGAACAAGCTGCTGTGATGAGATCTCAAATACATCTATTCTGGGGTAATATGCTTTTTGAACGATCCCAAGTTGAATTTAAATTGAATTTGACTGGTTGGAAGAAGAATTTGGACACTGCAATCGAGAGATTCAAGCTTGCTGGAGCCTCTGAAACAGACATTGCAACAGTTCTGAAGAATCATTGCTCCAATGAAGAAGCTAGTGAGGGACAAGAGAAAAGAATTGAGAATGTAAGCATGGCTCTTTCTAGTAAGATAGAGGATCCAAATGAGGTAACTCAAACTTCAGGGGAGTAA